In Candidatus Woesebacteria bacterium, one DNA window encodes the following:
- a CDS encoding 2'-5' RNA ligase produces MKKRVFVGISVSKSLSSFIYDFIKRNKGSLPSDARIIKPRNLHLTLVPPWYEENLDSFLLNFEKKLKSMQIQPFKIQFTKIFPGPVKTNPRLIWIEGKPKPELLNLKSFVEGIIEKRDVEKREFIPHITIARFKSKNSCQFKEEKIKFEETIKSFCIFESRLSPKGADYKVLKKFITSSSYKKAKC; encoded by the coding sequence ATGAAAAAAAGAGTTTTTGTGGGGATCTCGGTTTCCAAATCTCTTTCTTCTTTTATTTACGACTTTATAAAAAGAAATAAGGGTTCTTTGCCATCTGACGCAAGGATAATTAAACCAAGAAACTTGCATCTGACGCTAGTTCCACCTTGGTATGAAGAAAATCTTGACAGTTTTCTATTGAATTTTGAGAAGAAACTAAAAAGTATGCAGATTCAACCTTTTAAAATTCAATTTACAAAAATTTTTCCTGGACCTGTCAAAACAAATCCTCGTCTAATTTGGATAGAAGGAAAGCCAAAGCCTGAACTATTAAACTTGAAGTCTTTTGTTGAAGGCATTATTGAAAAAAGAGATGTTGAGAAAAGAGAATTTATTCCCCATATAACAATTGCTCGTTTTAAAAGCAAAAATAGCTGTCAGTTTAAAGAAGAAAAGATAAAATTTGAAGAGACTATAAAGTCATTTTGTATTTTTGAATCTAGACTTTCTCCCAAGGGCGCTGATTATAAAGTGCTAAAAAAGTTTATTACATCTAGTAGTTATAAAAAGGCCAAGTGCTAA
- a CDS encoding D-alanine-D-alanine ligase: protein MKDKTKNSNGYELPKTVAILYSEVKRKYFPTKQQYLTEKDARKDALLVAKYLKKLGVKVFLYPGSASVFEKLRVKRPEVVINLVDSVKGVESLSASVPGALELLDLAYTGATILGKSLDTNKFLVKKLLQQAGVPVPHYQLVDSVSYNLDPTLRFPLISKLNEIHGGVEINQDSVSEDPKHLSQRIKYLIKTYKQPVLIEEFIVGREITAILLEGLNKKVYLAEKIFKKKNQKYIFSTFEDQWLKHGEESFSYTKYHDPLLREYVKKAFDVVQMYDYGKFDIRMDQSGRYFFIDANCNPAFGPKEAEVALASILDIYGVSFLEILKRLLLNTVRDFQGKERLPVPF, encoded by the coding sequence GTGAAAGATAAAACTAAAAACAGCAACGGATACGAGCTGCCAAAAACGGTAGCTATCCTTTACAGTGAAGTTAAAAGAAAATATTTTCCGACAAAACAGCAATATCTAACGGAAAAAGATGCTAGAAAAGACGCTCTTTTGGTAGCTAAATATTTGAAGAAACTGGGAGTTAAAGTTTTTCTTTATCCTGGTAGTGCTTCTGTTTTTGAGAAATTAAGAGTTAAGAGACCTGAAGTTGTTATAAATTTGGTTGATTCGGTTAAAGGGGTGGAAAGTCTGTCAGCTTCAGTTCCTGGGGCTTTGGAACTTTTAGATCTGGCTTATACAGGAGCTACCATTTTAGGCAAATCTCTTGATACCAATAAATTTTTGGTTAAGAAACTTCTCCAGCAAGCTGGGGTTCCTGTTCCCCATTATCAATTGGTTGACTCAGTTAGTTACAACCTTGACCCCACTTTGCGCTTTCCTTTGATTTCCAAATTGAATGAGATACATGGAGGAGTTGAAATTAATCAGGATAGTGTTTCTGAGGATCCAAAGCATCTAAGCCAGCGTATAAAATATCTTATCAAGACTTATAAGCAGCCAGTTTTGATTGAGGAGTTTATTGTTGGTCGCGAGATTACGGCTATTTTGCTTGAAGGCTTGAATAAAAAAGTCTATTTAGCTGAAAAAATCTTCAAGAAGAAGAATCAGAAGTATATTTTTTCTACTTTTGAGGACCAATGGCTGAAACATGGCGAGGAAAGTTTTAGTTATACAAAATATCATGACCCTCTTTTGAGAGAATATGTTAAAAAAGCTTTTGATGTTGTCCAGATGTACGATTACGGCAAGTTTGATATCAGAATGGATCAATCAGGAAGATATTTCTTTATTGATGCCAATTGTAATCCCGCTTTCGGTCCCAAAGAAGCGGAAGTGGCTCTTGCCTCAATACTTGATATCTATGGCGTTTCTTTTCTTGAGATCTTAAAAAGACTTCTTCTTAATACAGTCCGTGATTTTCAGGGTAAGGAAAGACTCCCCGTTCCTTTCTAA
- a CDS encoding RNA polymerase sigma factor SigW, giving the protein MEIYKNLKDEEVVRLVCEKNKEIYTEIIRRYQDKLRRYIFNLIQDDNKTEDILQETFIKAYINLRGFNRSKKFSSWIYRIAHNETINMIKKDKKQISLENNLDFDSGIDIEEGLIKKELRLKTHRCLKQMPVDYREVITLYYLEEKSYEEISDILRVPVATIGTRIRRAKILMKKICQKK; this is encoded by the coding sequence ATGGAAATTTATAAAAATCTAAAAGATGAAGAAGTTGTTAGACTTGTCTGTGAAAAAAACAAAGAAATATACACTGAAATAATTAGACGTTATCAGGATAAATTAAGAAGATACATTTTTAACCTGATTCAGGATGATAATAAAACCGAAGATATTTTACAGGAAACCTTTATCAAAGCTTATATTAATCTTAGGGGTTTTAATAGAAGCAAAAAATTTTCAAGCTGGATTTATCGCATAGCTCACAACGAAACTATAAATATGATCAAAAAAGACAAGAAACAAATATCGCTTGAAAATAATTTAGATTTTGACAGTGGCATAGATATAGAGGAAGGACTAATTAAAAAGGAATTGAGACTAAAAACTCACCGTTGCCTAAAACAGATGCCTGTTGACTATAGAGAAGTTATAACCCTTTACTATCTTGAAGAAAAATCCTATGAGGAGATAAGTGATATTTTAAGGGTTCCTGTCGCAACAATCGGCACCAGAATAAGACGTGCTAAAATCTTAATGAAAAAAATATGTCAAAAAAAATAA